TTCTTGATACGTCCCCTGGCAAGTTTTTCGCATTATTGGAATTCAAAGCGGCAGACGCTGGTATTCCCTACATCGAAATACCAACCAGGAAGGTCAAGCCATCGCAAAGCTGCTCCGGATGCGGAGTGGTCCAGAAAAAGGCACTGTCTGAGCGCACGCATTCATGTGCAAGCTGTGGGCTCAGACTTGACCGGGACGTGAATGCTGCACGCGTGATCTTGAATTATGCTTTGACAGGCTTTGTCACGGGGCGGGAACCGTCCTCAGGTGTGGAGGGCGGGGTTACCCGTCCGGTGAAGCACGAAACTCCACCCATAACGGAGCGCGCTCGCCAGAGCGTGTGAGGCGTGGGTGGTAGCAGTTCATCCTTCTTATCGCGGAATTTGGCTTGATCTAGCTTTCCAGCAAGAGCTAGTTGCAATTCAGCCCCATCGGGGACATGTACTAGGTATGCGACCTTGCCCTTTGCGATGACCTCCATGCGTGAACCTGGGGTAACGCCGATCGCGACCCTGACAGCCTCCGGGATTACCACCTGAAACTTTGGAGAAACTTTGACTGACATACCGACCTCCTAACCATCACTTTTGAAGTCAAACGGAACAACGATCGATGTCAATATCGTGTAATTTATGTATAACAAGGTCGGTTTTGGAACGACGGCGCCGATCGATTAGCGGCAAATTAGCGGTGCCAGCACTTCCCAGACTGGCATAGATCTCACCAATAAAAGCGGTTCAGCCTAGAACTGGCGCCTTCATGGCAAACTCGTGTACTGAATACCATCAGAAGCGATTCGGACGGGAATGTGACGTCACTCTCGTCCAATCAGGTGAACTACCGCTACCCCTAAAGGGGTAAGGCTTCCGATACTTGCTTGAAGCCGAAGCTTCTCGCTTTCTCGTCTTTTTTGACGCTTCGCCGTCCTTGCCAGATTCGCTTCGCTAAGCTGGTCTTATGTGGACTCCACGTCCGATACCCGCCTTGCAGCGAGCAACCCCGTTCCAGGGTCTAAAATGATTTGTACGCTAGAAAGTTGTGTCAGTTTTAATCCGCGTTAGCGCGGGGTGAGTGTAGCTACGCACAGGTACACTCGACACAACAATAAGGTTTTTACCGATGCCATGTTTTGGGCATCGAACCCGTACCTTACTTGTCAAAGAGCGAGGGGATAATATTCGATGCAATTTGCTTATCCAAACGGATTTAGCGGCGGTATTCGCTAACGCGAAACCTTAGTGGATCGCCTTGACCGCCCCCTGATGCAGTAAACAACCGACGCCGCTGGCCGCTGCTGGTATCAGTGGCAAAGATGCTTCATCTGAATTGACTGGTATGTTGATTTTTTGTCCACATACCGGCTAAGATGTCTTATCTAATTTTTTGTCACTATGTTGATAAAATGGCAACATACTGGAAGCTATTAAATCATGCGAGACCCTCTAAAGGAAGCCATAACCAGCGAAATTGATTATAATTTATTGATTTATTTGCTGCGGCACTATAAGTTCCCCCGCAATAAGATCAGCAGTCTAATTGCGTCCGGTTCTTTGGTCAGGGTCAAGAAGGGGCTCTATGTTCGCGGTGATGCTCCCTACAGTCTGCCGGTTCTCGCCAATATGGTGTACGGACCGTCATACGTGTCGCAGCATTATGCGCTGGGCATGTACGGACTTATTCCCGAGCGGGTGCACGCAGTGACTTGCATGACACTCGGCAGACGCAAGCAGTTCGATACTCCGGTGGGTGTATTCAGTTATGAGCCGTTGCCGGCACGGTTATATAGCGTGGGTATCCGCCGCGTGGAACTCAGTCCAACGCAACCCTATCAGATCGCAACACCAGAAAAAGCCATTGTAGACATAATCTGGCGCCGTAAGGATCTAAACTCGACAGAAGCTATGGACGACTATTTGACTCACGATCTGCGTCTCGATTTAGATCGGCGCCATGTCTACTCTCTAAGTCGCATGCGCAAAATCGAGAGTGTTTATCACAAAAGGTGCGTCAAAGTTCTCACGACTTTACTGGCAAAAAGGCTAGGTTCATGAACGATATCATCGTAGATCGCGTCAAATCTTATCGAGCAAAGACCCCAGAGCAAGAGAAGGATGCCCTTCGAGAGATCATACAGGAAATCACCTTACTTGGTTTGTGGCGTGCTAAATTCTTCGAGCATGCAGCCTTTTACGGTGGTACTGCATTGCGAATACTGTACGGCTTGGATCGCTTTTCTGAGGACCTAGACTTCACGCTTCTTCGTTCAGATGCTCGCTTTAAGCTGGCCTCGTATTGCAGCGGCGTCCGAGAGGAGCTGGCTGCATATGGCTTTGAGGCTAATGTAGAGACTAAGGCTAAAAAGACGCAAACCAGTACCGAATCAGCTTTCGTTAAAGCCGATACACTCGTCCACCTGATTAAGATCGGGTCGCCTTTTCGGGCGACCAAGGGTGAGCTTTTGCAAGTTAAGTTTGAGGTAGATACGTCGCCTGCTCTTGGTTTTGCGACAGAAGTGAAGCAATTCTTCTGGCCTCAGGCATTTACTGTCACGACATTTGATCTGCCGAGTTTGTTTGCAGGAAAGTTACATGCAACATTTTGCCGCGACCGCATCACCAACGTAAAGGGACGCGACTTCTACGATCTGCTTTGGTATGTCGGTCGAGGGGTGAAACCAAACCTTGCTTACCTCGAAGCTAAATTGCGCGAGTCCGGCCACTTGCTGAGGCAGGAGGCCTTTACTGCTCCGGCCTTTCGGTCGTGGGCTCTTGCGCGGTTAGAAAAGCTAGACATTGATGCAGCCAAAAGCGACCTGCAGCGCTTTTTGCCGGATCAAAGGTCACTAGAGGCGTGGTCACCGGAAC
The Deltaproteobacteria bacterium genome window above contains:
- a CDS encoding AbrB/MazE/SpoVT family DNA-binding domain-containing protein; the protein is MSVKVSPKFQVVIPEAVRVAIGVTPGSRMEVIAKGKVAYLVHVPDGAELQLALAGKLDQAKFRDKKDELLPPTPHTLWRARSVMGGVSCFTGRVTPPSTPEDGSRPVTKPVKA
- a CDS encoding nucleotidyl transferase AbiEii/AbiGii toxin family protein, with the protein product MNDIIVDRVKSYRAKTPEQEKDALREIIQEITLLGLWRAKFFEHAAFYGGTALRILYGLDRFSEDLDFTLLRSDARFKLASYCSGVREELAAYGFEANVETKAKKTQTSTESAFVKADTLVHLIKIGSPFRATKGELLQVKFEVDTSPALGFATEVKQFFWPQAFTVTTFDLPSLFAGKLHATFCRDRITNVKGRDFYDLLWYVGRGVKPNLAYLEAKLRESGHLLRQEAFTAPAFRSWALARLEKLDIDAAKSDLQRFLPDQRSLEAWSPELFKAAIERITT